AAGCCGGGGCCAAAATAGGCGTTGTCGGCACCGGAACGGTTTCCATATACGAAAATTGGGCAGATGGCGCCTCAATAGATGATGACATGATTCACTACCTGGCTGAAAATCAGGAACAGGGCGATCAGCCTTTTGAGCCACTAACAGACTCCGGCGGGACCCAAGATGGGCTCCCGGCAGAAAATCCTCTGGACAGTAACTTGTTCGGCGAAGGCCAATCGCTTCTCAATGAGTTTGTAGAAGGCAATGACCGGGTAGCTATTTTGCAGAATATATATCAGAACAGTCAGCCGGCACAGGAGGGCACAGGGCCCGGATTACGGGACCGGACCCTACAATCTTCGGCGGATCTGCCTGAAGCGATCAGGGAAATTGCTCGGTCGCTGGACGGTACGTTTATTTCTCCAACTGTCAGTCATGAAAACAGGGAAATATCCAGAAGGCTGACCGAATCCTTATTGTCCGGAAATGGTTTGAATGAATCTCTATTTGGCGGTAATACATCTGGTGATGGCATGGATGGGTTTGATATGTCAGGTTCTCCATTTTCAGCAATGGACCAGGGCATGGAATATAGTGAAGCGTTGATGAATTTGTTTGAAAGTGGGATATTGCCTGAAAATAATGGATAAAAACTGAGCGCCTGTTTTAAAAATAGATGATAAAAAACAAGGCTAAATAATTATAATTTAAGGCAACAGAAAGACTCCTTGGAATGCGGGTGAAGCTGTTGCCTTCTCTTTTCCGGGCAAAGAATTCGTGAATTTCGAAAAAAACATTCAGAAAAAATTAATTCAAAAACTGCTCGATATTGTTCGGTTTGACGGGCCCGCCGTACAGTTTTGGGAAAAATATATAGAATACTTTACACGTTTCTGCCAGGCCGACAGAGCGATATTAACCGGTTTTGTGGATGGTGAATGGAAAATTGCCAATTCATATTCTACAAAAGGGGATGCATGGCGGTTAAAACGGTTTCCCGCACATCTTGTCGAGCAGGGCCTGCAGAAGAAAATTGCGGCCGGAAACGTAGACGGTATCACCATCATTGCCGTTGCCGTAGATGTCGGTCCCCAGGAACAATCCCCTGTTCTACTGCTGGATATTGGCCAGAAAACGCTGTCTATTTCCGAAAACACCATCTACCTGATTTCATCAATTCCCTCTTTGTTCCAGGCCATGCGTCTTTATAATAAAGCCAGGACAGATGCCCTGTTTTTTGCCAAATTATTGCAGATCGTTCGTGCGGTGTCCGATGATGAAAAATTCGGCCTGGCGTCTCTGCGGCTTTGCAATGAAATCGCCTCGCTTTTTTATTGTGACCAGGTCAGCTTAGGGTGGGAGAAAAAGGGCAAAGCCAAGCTTAAATCCATAAGCAACATGGAAACCTTTGAGTACAGGGCCAATTGTGTATGGGAATTGGAAAGTGCCATGGAGGAGTGCATTGACCAGGATTCAGAGATTCTGTGGCCCCAAAAGGAAGATGGAAAGTTACAGACCCGCGCCCACGATACTTACGGCGGGATAAGACGGGTGGGCTCGATTGTGACGCTGCCGATCCGGCGGGGCAGGGAGGTGCTGGGGGCGGTTACCTGTGAGCGTGAAAAGAGCGCTTTCAGCGAAAATGAAGTATGGCGGTTGAGGCTGTTGCTTGAACAGGTTGCCGTCTGGCTTGATACCCTTACTCATACCGACAGGTGGTTTGGGCACAAAATCTATGACTGGGCCACAGACAGACTTAAATCATTTTTCAAGATTGAACAGACCGGACTTAAAATCCTTGTTACCGCAGGAATAATTGCCTTTGCCATGCTCTTTATTCCCGTGTGGGCTTACGAGGTGGACGGCACCTTTATTTTGAAAGCAGATAAAACAGCTCACATCACCTCTCCCATTGACGGCTTTATTGAAACTGTTTCCGTCAGTCCCGGGGACGCCGTTGAAAAGGGCGGAGCCCTGATTGATCTTGACGTCAAAGAGCTGTTGCTGGAACAAGCATCCATGCTGGCAACACTTTCCAAACACCAGAGGGAGGCGGAAAAGGCGGTGGCAAAAAATTCTCTTGCCGATATGAAAATTGCCCGGCTGATGGAAAAAGAGACCGAATCCGAACTTGAGATTATCGCCTTTAACCTTAAAAATGCATCCATCCAATCGCCTTTTGCCGGCATCGTGGTTGAAGGGGATTTAACCTCAAAACTTGGGGCGCCGGTCAGGCAGGGGGATTTGCTGCTGAAGATCGCATCCCTGGACGATCTCTCTTTTGAAATATTGATAGAAGAAAAAGATATTTATGATTTCAGCATCGACGCCGGGGTACGGATAAAATTTGTGGGCAAACCCGATTCAGTATATGGGGCAAAGGTGACAAAGGTTGTTCCCCAGGCGGTTTTCAGCGGCGGCGCAAATGTTTTTAAAGTCTATGCAGGGATCAACTATGCGCCGGAGACATGGTGGCGTCCGGGCATGAGCGGGGTGGCCAAGATTGAATCCGGAAAACGGTCCCTGTGGTGGATCATCACCCATGAGGCCTTTGATTATCTGAAAATTAATTTCTGGTTATGACATAACCGGCTGTGACATAAAATATGGCGGATACTTTCAGCGAAAGCTGGTACAGAGTTGCAAATCTAAGAACGTCTCTGAGGCCCAATGTTTTTTCAAGGAAGCAAAGCTCAGGGGGGCGGATTTGGTACATGCTTTACGACCCTTATTCCGGCAACTATTTCAGGGTCAGTGAGGCGTACTATAAGTTCTTGACGACGCTTTCCTTTGAACGGACGGTCGAGCAGGCCTGGGTCAAGGCATTGGAAGAAGACCCAGAAAACGGTCCGGGCCAGCAGGACGTGATCAATCTGCTGGTTGAGCTGAATACCGCCGGGCTGATTTACTTTGAAAGTGCCAAGGAGAGCCGGTCCCTTTATGAAAAAGGGGTGGAGAAAAAAAAGACCCAGAGAAAAAATATGTTTTCCAATATCCTTTTCATTCGGTTCCCTGTCTGGAATCCTGAACGATGGTTGAAGCGGTTTCTGCCCTTGTGGCGGGTGATCTTTGGAAAATTTGGGGGGCTTGTCTGGCTTATCACCATTTTATATGGCATCAAGCTCGGCGCTGAAAATTCGGGGATGTTTGCCCAGCAGGCAAAAAGTGTTCTGGACCCTGACAATGTGATCTTGCTCTATCTGTGTGTCGCATTTATAAAAATTTGCCATGAAATCGGCCATGGTGCGGTCTGTGTGAAATACGGGGGGTATATTAACACCATCGGTGTCATGCTTCTGATTTTTACACCACTGCCCTATATTGATGCAACCGCTTCATGGGCATTCCGTAATAAGTGGGAGCGGATATACGTCAGCAGCGCAGGGATGCTGGTGGAAATTTTCCTTGGTGCCATTGCATGCATGGTGTGGGTGAACGCGCCACCCGGTCTGATCCAGGTCATATCTTACAACTTGATGTTTACCGCAACCGTGTCAACGGTATTGTTTAATGCCAACCCCCTTATTCGGTATGACGGCTATTATATCCTTGCCGATCTTATAGAGATCCCCAACCTGTCCCAGAAAAGCACCGGTTTTATTTATGCGGTTTTCCAAAAGTATCTATTTGGCATCAAGGACAAAGACCTCAATATTTATACGTTTAAAGAGGGTGTCTACCTTGCAGCTTATGGGGTTGCAAGTTTTGTCTATCGACTCTTTCTTTTTACGGTGATCGCGCTTTTTGTTGCAGATAAATATTTTTTTGTGGGCGTCTGTTTAGCAGTATCTCTCACCTTTGTCTGGATTTATACCCCGGTAAAAAAATATCTTAACTTTTTGATCAATTCAAAGGAACTGCATGGCATAAGGCCCCGGGTCATTCGATTAAATTTTTGTGTTCTCCTTTTGGCGGCATATCTTGCCGTATCAGTTCCGGTGCCTTACAGTTTTACTTTGCCCGGTGTTGTGAAATGCGAGGATTCCGTGGATGTGCTTGTCCGCATGGACGGGCGGGTCAAGGAACTTAAAGCCCTGCATGGGGAACGGGTAAAAAAGGGCGATGTGCTCATGGTGCTTGAAAACCGGGTGCTCGAATACGAAATTGCCCAGGCCGGTTACCAGATAGAGCAAATCAGTGTTGCCGCGAAACAAAACATGCTCACCGGCAGCATTGAAGGCAAACCCATTCATAAAAGAAAAGAGGCCATTGAGCGGTATCTTGCCCAGCTTCTTGAAAGAAAAAAGAATTTAATTATCCGGGCACCTGTCGATGGTTACTGGATTTATCCGGAGCAGCAAAGTCTTCGGGGGCAATATATCGCAAAAGGGCGGGGGGCCGGGTCTATTATTAATAACGGCCGGATCAGATTTATATCCGTTGCCGGCCAGGAAAAATCATCAGAGCTGTTTGGCGATAGTATCGAACAGGTTACCGTTCGCCTTACGGGAAAAGAAGATACCTCATTAAACTTGAAAGCATACAAGGTCCTTCCCCATGCCTCGGATGTTCTGCCCGCAAAGGCACTGGGATGGAAAGGCGGGGGCGAGATACCGGTTGTGCCTGAAGACCCTGACGGACTGAAAACCATTGAGCCCTTTTACCTGGTTTATGGCGATATTATCTCGTCTGGCGATTTATCCATCTATAAGGGACAGACAGGGAACCTGAATGTCAAAATGAAACCGGTTCCCACCCTGAACAGAATTTTGACAGTCATAAAACAGTTTCTCCAGGAAAGATATCAAGTATGATACTCCCTTACGAGGACAGATTCCGGGTCAAAATACCGGAAATCCGACATGTTTACGCCGGTGTAGACAAATTGGTTCATCATTTTAAAGGGGGTGTTGCGGCAAAAAAGTTTAAGAGAAAAGAACTCCTTGAACGGTCCAGGGAAATTGTAGAAGCTTCTTTAGGCCTTCAGGATACAAAAATCGAAGAACTGCTGGTTGAATTTAAGCGTCTGTTTGACCGGAAGGAATCTGAAGACCGGCGGTTGACCCTTCTTTGTGAACTCAGCAACCGGGTACTTGGCATGCGCCCTTACCCTGTGCAGGTGATGGCTGTAAAAGTCATCCAGCAAAGTGCCATCGTCGAAATGGCCACCGGAGAAGGCAAAACCCTTGCCGCATCGCTGGCGGCAATCATGTTTGCGACAGAAAAGAAACCGGTCCATGTACTGACGTCAAATGATTATCTTGCACAACGGGATGCCCGGGAAGGCCGCCCGCTTTTTTCTGCCTGTGGGCTCAGCGTCGGATTTGTAGGATCAGATACCGATCCAGCCATGCGCCGGCAGGTTCATCAAAACGATATTGTATATACCACGGCAAAAGAGATCCTGACGGATTATCTCAGGGACCGGATAAAGCTTGGCAGTGATACAAACGATTTGAAAAGAGCCGTTGACTATGCACTGAATCGGCTTGATTTCACTGGAAGCGATTTGACTTTGCGCGGCCTGCATTCGGTGATTGTGGATGAGGCCGATAATATTCTTATTGATGAAGCGGTGATTCCTTTGATCATTTCCGCCAAACGGGATAATCTTCCCTTGAGAGAAGCTGCGGTTGCAGCCTTTATGGCGGCTGAATCGTTTGAAGAGGGCCTGGATTATAAAATTGATCTGAAATATAAACTGATTCACTGGACATCCATAGGCAAAGAGAAAATTCATGGCGCCAGAGAACATCTGCCGCTTATGTGGCGAGGAATTAAACGGGCAAAAGAGCTTTTCAACATAGCCATTTACGCTAGAGAATTCCTAAAAAAAGATGAGCATTATATCATTGATCAGGATAAAATCGTTCTGATTGATAATTTAACCGGCAGGCTGATGCCCCAGAGGAATCTGGGTATCAATCTCCAGCAGGCGGTGGAGGCCAAAGAAGGGGTTGAAGTGACCGATCCCACTGAAACCATCGGCCGGATGAGCTTCCAGCGTTTTTTCCGCCTTTTTCCCAAAATCGGCGGGATGAGCGGGACGGTAAAAGAAGTCAGAAAAGAGATCTGGCAGGTGTACCACACACCTGTGGTGGAAGTTCCGACCCACAGACCGGTTATCAGACGCGAACTGCCATGGAAATTTTTCCCCAGCAATGAAAAAAAAATCAATGCCATTGTCCGGGACGTCCTTCACCGCCATGAAAAGGGTCAGCCGGTGCTCCTGGGAACAAGATCTGTCGGGATCAGCGAAAAAATAGCTGAAAATTTCGACGGCAAAGCCGGCAATTACCGTATCCTGAATGCCGTCAGGCATGCCGAGGAATCCGAGACCGTCGCGCTGGCCGGGCAGAAAACGGCCCTCACGATTGCAACCAATATGGCCGGCAGGGGAACGGATATCAAGTTGGGTAAAGGGATTAAATCCCTTGGCGGTTTATATGTTGTCTGCACGGAGCCCCAAGCCTCAAGGAGACTTGATAGACAGTTATTCGGCCGTTCCGGCAGACAGGGAGACCCCGGCGAGGCAATCGTTTATGCCGCATGGGATGATATTCTTATAAAAAGTTTCCTTCCTTTTTTCTTCAAACTACCGGTAAAATTTTTATTCAGCCATTATTTTCCGTTTAAAAAAATCATTTTAAAAAAACTGGTTTTGTTGCTTCAGGAAAAATCAGAGGCCTATTTTGCAAAACAGCGACTATCAATTCTTAAAAGTGACGACTGGATAGAAGCGTATTTAAATTTCCCTGAACAGATAGGATCAAAAGGGTGAAATGGTTTAGCGTAACAATTGAATCTTATTGGAGAATATCCTGACCACTGCATAGAAGGCAAGAAAGAATTTACCCCAACATTGGTTCGAATAAATGTTGGGGTTTAAACTCCGGGATTTTAATGCCTACAGCACCTTTAGTACTTCCTTTAAGAACACAAAGGTCCTTTCAGTTGAGCTGATGGACAGTTTTTCGTTCGGCGTATGAACATCCCACATATTCGGTCCCATGGAGATCATGTCAATCCTGCCAATGCGCTCAGAGAGTATTCCTGTTTCCAATCCTGCATGGATAGCCATAATTTCCGGTTTTTTGCCATACATCTTTTCGTAAACTTGTTTCATCGTCTCCCTGACTTTGGAATCTGGGTTGTAAGGCCACGATGGGTATTCTGACTGAAGTTCTATCTGTGCTCCGGTAAGCTCCCCAACAGCATGGAATCTATCAACAATTTCATCTTTAAGTGTTTTGACTGAACTTCTGGCTGCGCTCTCAATGATCACAAAATCCTCATTTGTGTAAAGCACACCGACATTGTTTGAACTCTCTACCAATCCTTCGATATCCCTTGACATTGTCTGAACACCACACGGTAAAAGCAACATGGCGTTGATGAGATTTTTCATGCTTGTCAAATTCATCATCATTTCCTGCTTTCGGCATTCTGTAACTATAATCTTCAGTCCTGGGTCAGTGACTCTGAATTCATCTTTGAAGACCTGTTCAATCTGTTGAATTGTTTCAGTAATATCTTCATTGACAGAAACGACTGCTTTTGCTCGCTTTGCAATCGCATTCATCTTTTCTCCACCTTCAAGTGATGAGATACCCGCACCGCGTTTTATTCTGTTAAGCAATCTTCCCATCAATTTAATGCTGTTAGCTCTGCCTTCGTGGATTTCTATTCCAGAGTGACCGCCCGTCAGTCCTAAAATCTCAATCTCATAGGATCTGTTGTATAGGTTCTTCACATTCATATACGGCTGCCTAAAGAAGATCCTCACACCGCCGGCACAGCTGACAGTGAAGATTCCTTCTTCTTCCGAGTCGACATTAATGAGCGTCTTACCCTCGAAATGGTTCCCATCGACATTCATGGCACCGCCCATTCCTGTCTCTTCTTCTGTTGTAAAAAGTGCCTCAATTCTTGGATGAACAGCTTCAGCATCTTCTAAAAGCGCAAGTGTCATTGCTACTGCAATGCCATTGTCTGCCCCGAGGGTTGTTCCATCTGCAGTGATGAAATCGCCATCCACAATCAGTTCGATTGGATCTTTGTGAAAGTCGATAACCTTGCCCTTTTCTTTAGCACAGACCATGTCCATATGCCCCTGCAGAATCACTGGATCAGCGTCTGCTTTTCCTGCGCTTGCCGGTTTTTTAATAATCACATTATTATTTGCATCCTGGATTGTTTCAAATCCAAGTTTTTCTCCAATGCCTTTGATATAGTCACTGACCGCCTGTTCATTCCCACTTTCTCTTGGAATACGAGAAATCGCCTCAAAGTAGTACATGACACGCTCGGGCTGCAGTCCCTTCAATTTATCCATATTCTTTTTCGCCTATTTGTCTGATTGTATTATTTAAACACGTCTATTATAAAATCTTCTATTGACAACATAGCTCCCCCCCTGTGTTCAAATTTTTTGGTGGGAAATAATCCATGTCAATAAAATAGTCTAAGTTTCGTGTTGATGACGGCCCATTGACAGAGGGAGACGTATAATAAATTTGGCTCCTGCGCCAGGACTGGTTTCGACTGTCAGTTCCCCTTTATGATTTTCGGTGATGATGAAATAGGAAACACTGAGCCCCAACCCCGTCCCCATCCCTACCGGCTTGGTGGTAAAAAATGGATCAAATATTTGTTTACGGGTTTTTTCATCCATTCCAGGCCCGTTGTCCTGAATCTCGATGCAGGCCATATCCTGGTCCGGGTCGGGATAGGTCCTGAGGATGAACCTGGACTTAAGGGCTCCGGCTTTCTTCATAGCCTGGGCCCCGTTGGTCAGGATGTTTAAAATCACCTGCTGGATTTTGCTGTCCTGACAGGGAACGGCAGGCAGATTGTCATCATATTCCCTGATGATTTCAATTTGTTTAAAATCATAATTTTTTTTTAAATCATAATCGGTAGCGGCCAGTTCAATGGTTTTATCCAGAATTTTGCCAAGGTCATGTAAAGCTATGGGGGAACTGTCTTTCCGAACAAAGCTGAGCATATTACTCACAATTTCAGATGCCCGTTGACCCGAAAGCATAATGGCTTCTATCATTCTTTGTATACCTCTGGCTTCCATAAATTGTTCAATGGATTCCATTGTAGTGCCGGCAGCTTCCGCCGCTTTCAGGTTGGCCGGAATGCTGGTGCCGGCTTTAAGCCTTTGGGATAACACCTGAGCCGTTTGCATCACGCCGGCCAGGGGGTTATTGACCTCGTGTGCCATGCCCGCTGCAAGTCCGCCAACTGAGAGCATCTTTTCGCTCTGGATTATCATCTCCTCCAGGCGCACCTGCTCTGTGACGTCGTCCACCCGGATTACAGCCCCCTCCATACCGTCATCCTTCAGGGGAAAAATGGTGATGTTCTCGTAACGGGTTTCGGTCTTAGTTTTACGAGAAACCTTAGGCGTGCTGATTACCCGGCACTCACGCATGGCTGTTTCTATTTGATGCATCTCCCCGGCCAGGCGGGGAAATACCTGTGTCAGGGACTTGGCCAGAACATCTTCCCGGCTCAATCCGCTGGTTTGCTGCGCCTGGTGGTTCCATTGGGTCACCCGGCCGTCACGGTCCACTCCCACCAGCACCGAAGGCATGGAATCAATAATACTTGAAAGATAATTTTTAAGATTATGAAGCTCGGTCTCCGCTTTTTTTCTTTCTGTTAAATCGTAAAAGATCCAGATTGCACCTTTGGACAAGTCCTTAGGATGCACCGCCGTTCCAATCAAACGGCACCAGAATGTTGACCCGTCTTTACGGTACAGGAGATGTTCCGCTGCTGCTGTTTCACCATTACCAAGTGCGGTATACATTTTTTTCCCGAAATTAATGTAATCCTGTTCATCCCTGTACGCTATTCGGGGTGAAGCGCCAACAGGCAGTCCTGCCTCTCCATAGCCCAGCATATCGGCTAAGCATTGATTCGACCAGGCCAGCTCCCTATCGTATAACAACGCAACACCTAGTCCGATATTATCGAGAATAATCTTTTGCTCGTTAAGGACTTTTTGTAATTCTGCAGTTCTGGTTTCTACCAATTGTTCAAGATTATCTTTTAATTGGGTGAGTTCTCTTTCGGTCTTTTTTAGTGTCGAAATATCTTTGCTTAAAGATAATATATGGGGTGTTTTGTTCAGCGATACAACGTTAGTAGACAATAACACTGAAGTTATAGAACCATCTTTTGCTTGGTATTCTGTCTCAAAATTTTCAAGTATTCCGTCGTTTGTTAATGCCGTTCGCACCGTTATTCTGTCTTCCGGGTTTGTCCATCCATTGATATCTGCTGTAGTTTTTCCCAGAACTTCTTGTTTGCTATATCCTGATAAACGGGTAAAGGCCTCATTTACATCTACATATTTGCCATCCATGGAATGAATGCATATTGCATCCGGGGTCATAAAAAAAATAGCCCTGAATTTTTCTTCGCTTTCTGACAGCTTAATAAACGTTTTTTCTAATTCTTCTTCTGCTTTCTTTTTTTCTGTCAGATCCTCCATAAGAAAGAGACCGCCGTCTATTCTACCTTCATTGTTGTAGATAGCTTTGAATCGTGTTTTTAAGAAAGCGGTTCTATTGCCGGTATATGAAGTGTACCAGATTTCCAGATGGCCTGCCCCTGTCTTGAGCGTTTTTTGCAGTTCATTTACGACTTTTCTGTTAGGCAGTTTTTCGTTCATGTTTAAGCCGATGATCTTTTCACGTGGCGCGCCGAGGATTTCGGCAAATCTTTGATTGCAGTCCGTTATTACCGTGTTGTTATCATAACGGCAGATCCCTACAGGCGAATTATCAAAGATACTCCGGTATTTTTCTTCGTTTTTGCTAATTTGCTTATATGCTTTCTCAAGTTCCTGTTCAGCTTTTTTCTGTTCGGTGATGTCAAAGGCTACGCCTCCCAGAAGCGTCTCATTTTCTGATATTTGTATCAAAAACTTAGTATCGTGGAACCATGTATTCTGTCCGTTTAAAGCAAATTCATACACCAGAGTTTTGCTTTCGCTCTTTGTGAAAACTTCTTTATCAATTGTTTCAAGCATCCTAGCGGTTTCATCCGAGAACAAGTTACCGGATTTTGACGTTTCTGACTCAATACCGAATAGTTGGGTTGTATGGTTATTCAAAAAGATATGATTGAGTTTCCGGTCTTTTATATATGCGCATACCGGAATGTTATCCATAAATGCCTGAAACAAAGTCCGGCTCTTATTCAACTCCTTTTCAATGTATTCTTTACTTTTACAAAGTTCCTTTTCGGTTTCGGCCTGTTTCTTGGTTAAGGCTATTAATTTTTCATTGGTGGATTTTAACTGTTTGTTGGCTTTTTCAAGGTCTTTTATTTTGTCCTGTACCAGCACATCCAGATGTTCCTGATGCTGTTTTAACTGTAAATTCTGAAAAGCCTGTTCCGACAACTGATTGGCGAAGATATAAAGAGAGTTGGCGATTTCTTTGAATTTTTCCAGTGACATGGTAGTAACTTCAGCTAAAGCATCTCTGAATTCGATTTCATCGACCCCTATTTCTTTAGCATATTGCAGTATCTTTGTTTCATCCAGGTCCTTGGTTTTGACCTGTCCGATCAGCCAGTTGGCGATATGTTTATCATTAACCGTTACACTTGCACCGCCATCCCATAATCCGCCGCTCAGGCATTGCTGATAAATCGGCCCTTCTTTATGTAGCCCACCCAGAACTGCGTCGGATGCATAACAATTTTTTAAGCCTTTTTCGGTGCTTCTGATTATTTTGCATAGTTGGCAGAAATTACTTGGTTTTGTTATAGGCGTGCCGTCGGGCTTTGTAATTATAGAGGCAACACCTGCAGCCCGGGCGAAGGAGTCCTGCATCTGTTGAATTGTGTCAAGGCTTAAAAGGTCTGTAAATTCAATGTCTTTTAGTTTATCGTCCATGCTCATTTTTTTCATAATCATTTCTTTGTCAGAACAAGTTCAGTACTTTGAGAATTTTGAAGCGGGCCACATGGCACTGGTCTGTGGCATATCCAACTGAAACCAGTTGGATATGCAGGGTAAGACGAAAACAATTTTCATCTTCGGAGACCTTTCTTGGAAGGCGGCCGATAAATTTAATTTTGTTGTAATGGCTTAAATTTATTAGACGATCACGGGTGTCTCAGCATAAGTTAAAATACCATATGTAATGGTTGAACTCAACATAGGCCAACGATTATTGAATGAGCCGCGTTTCCAGCCGCGCAACAGCTAAATAACCAAAGATGATCGTAAAGGCTACCATAAAAAGGATATCAAAAAATAACAGGCTGCTGAACTGCCCTAAACAACAGGCTCGGATCAAACGGGCGGAATGAGTGAGCGGGAATATTTCGGATACCCATTGAATCCATTCCGGAAGATTGGTGATAGGGAATACAATTCCGGAAAAGAAAAACATGGGAGTCAGACAACCGGTTAAAAAGAAATTAAAGTGATTGATGGTCTTCACAAAAGAAGTGACGAATAAAGAGAGAGCACCAAACATCATTCCTGCAAAAAATCCCACAAGCGGGGTAAGAACAGCAAAATATGAAGGCACAAGACCGAAAGCCATAAAAACACTCATCACCGCCAAGGTAAAGAAAAATCCTTTAGTGCCGACAAAAAGCATTTCACCCACAAACAAATCCGGCACTGTGATGGAAGCCGAAACCATACCATCATAGGCCTTATCAAATTCAAGTCGGATAAACGTACCGAAAGTACACTCAAAAGCAGCTGTAAACATGGAGGAGGGAGCAATCATACCCGAGGCCAAAAACAGCAGATAAGGTGTACCATCGATCAAACCGACATAATGCCCAAGCCCTAAACCGACTCCGGCCAAGAAAAATAAAGGTTCCACAAAGGGAGGGAATCCATTGGAAACCAGATGTTTGCAATATACACGAATATGTCTGTACCAGATGCTGTACAAGCGATAAGCCAGAGAGGGCGGTGTTGTGACAATTCGTTGAGGTAGGGCGTTTTCAGTCATGCAAGGTTCTCCCGGTTACTTTTAAAAATAAATCTTCCAAATTGACCGGTCTTAGAAAAAAATCTCCCGCGTTGAGTGACTCGGTCACTGTTTCCAGTGAAGATAACCGATTGCTATACAGCATAAGCCGGCCCGCAGTTTCTTCGACCCGAAATCCTTTTGTTTCAATCGTCGAAACAATATCGGTATTCAGAATTTCCAGCACGTATGTTTCCAAATTTTTCGAGATTAGAGCGTTGGGATGCCCCTGAAGAATTTTTTCGCCTTTGTGCATAATGATCAAGTCATCACAAAGTTGGGCTGCTTCATCCATGTAATGGGTGGTCAGGACAATGGTCACACCGGTTTTTTTGAGCGTCCTCATTTTGTCCCAAATGGCTTGCCGTACTTGCGGATCTAAACCGGTGGTCGGTTCGTCCAAAATCAGGAGGTGAGGAGAGTTGATCAAGGCCCTGGCAATGACCAGACGCCTTTGCATGCCGCCGGACAATTCTCTAATACGGGCCTCTTTTTTTTCGGTAAGTTCCATAAATTCAAGCAGCTCGCTGATTCGCCGGGTGGCGACATTGTGGGGCAGGCCATAAAATTTACTGTAAATATACAAATTTTGGGCAACTGAAAGCTCAACATCGAGATTGTTTTCCTGGGGCACAATTCCGGAAAGATATCGGATTTCGAGTTCATTTTTGGCCGGGTCATAACCCAACACATTGATTATTCGGCCATTATCCGAATCTGCCCTGACCCGTCCGGTCAGCATGTTCATCATTGTGGTTTTACCTGCCCCATTGGGACCCAATAATCCGAAACAGGTAGCCTTGTTTACTTCAAAGGAAAGATTATGAACCGCTTTGAAATCTTTGAAATGTTTGGTCGCATGTTCTACATATATTGCTTTTTCTGTCATTTTTCATAGTTTCCGAA
This window of the uncultured Desulfobacter sp. genome carries:
- a CDS encoding efflux RND transporter periplasmic adaptor subunit; translation: MNFEKNIQKKLIQKLLDIVRFDGPAVQFWEKYIEYFTRFCQADRAILTGFVDGEWKIANSYSTKGDAWRLKRFPAHLVEQGLQKKIAAGNVDGITIIAVAVDVGPQEQSPVLLLDIGQKTLSISENTIYLISSIPSLFQAMRLYNKARTDALFFAKLLQIVRAVSDDEKFGLASLRLCNEIASLFYCDQVSLGWEKKGKAKLKSISNMETFEYRANCVWELESAMEECIDQDSEILWPQKEDGKLQTRAHDTYGGIRRVGSIVTLPIRRGREVLGAVTCEREKSAFSENEVWRLRLLLEQVAVWLDTLTHTDRWFGHKIYDWATDRLKSFFKIEQTGLKILVTAGIIAFAMLFIPVWAYEVDGTFILKADKTAHITSPIDGFIETVSVSPGDAVEKGGALIDLDVKELLLEQASMLATLSKHQREAEKAVAKNSLADMKIARLMEKETESELEIIAFNLKNASIQSPFAGIVVEGDLTSKLGAPVRQGDLLLKIASLDDLSFEILIEEKDIYDFSIDAGVRIKFVGKPDSVYGAKVTKVVPQAVFSGGANVFKVYAGINYAPETWWRPGMSGVAKIESGKRSLWWIITHEAFDYLKINFWL
- a CDS encoding biotin/lipoyl-binding protein — its product is MLYDPYSGNYFRVSEAYYKFLTTLSFERTVEQAWVKALEEDPENGPGQQDVINLLVELNTAGLIYFESAKESRSLYEKGVEKKKTQRKNMFSNILFIRFPVWNPERWLKRFLPLWRVIFGKFGGLVWLITILYGIKLGAENSGMFAQQAKSVLDPDNVILLYLCVAFIKICHEIGHGAVCVKYGGYINTIGVMLLIFTPLPYIDATASWAFRNKWERIYVSSAGMLVEIFLGAIACMVWVNAPPGLIQVISYNLMFTATVSTVLFNANPLIRYDGYYILADLIEIPNLSQKSTGFIYAVFQKYLFGIKDKDLNIYTFKEGVYLAAYGVASFVYRLFLFTVIALFVADKYFFVGVCLAVSLTFVWIYTPVKKYLNFLINSKELHGIRPRVIRLNFCVLLLAAYLAVSVPVPYSFTLPGVVKCEDSVDVLVRMDGRVKELKALHGERVKKGDVLMVLENRVLEYEIAQAGYQIEQISVAAKQNMLTGSIEGKPIHKRKEAIERYLAQLLERKKNLIIRAPVDGYWIYPEQQSLRGQYIAKGRGAGSIINNGRIRFISVAGQEKSSELFGDSIEQVTVRLTGKEDTSLNLKAYKVLPHASDVLPAKALGWKGGGEIPVVPEDPDGLKTIEPFYLVYGDIISSGDLSIYKGQTGNLNVKMKPVPTLNRILTVIKQFLQERYQV
- a CDS encoding DEAD/DEAH box helicase: MILPYEDRFRVKIPEIRHVYAGVDKLVHHFKGGVAAKKFKRKELLERSREIVEASLGLQDTKIEELLVEFKRLFDRKESEDRRLTLLCELSNRVLGMRPYPVQVMAVKVIQQSAIVEMATGEGKTLAASLAAIMFATEKKPVHVLTSNDYLAQRDAREGRPLFSACGLSVGFVGSDTDPAMRRQVHQNDIVYTTAKEILTDYLRDRIKLGSDTNDLKRAVDYALNRLDFTGSDLTLRGLHSVIVDEADNILIDEAVIPLIISAKRDNLPLREAAVAAFMAAESFEEGLDYKIDLKYKLIHWTSIGKEKIHGAREHLPLMWRGIKRAKELFNIAIYAREFLKKDEHYIIDQDKIVLIDNLTGRLMPQRNLGINLQQAVEAKEGVEVTDPTETIGRMSFQRFFRLFPKIGGMSGTVKEVRKEIWQVYHTPVVEVPTHRPVIRRELPWKFFPSNEKKINAIVRDVLHRHEKGQPVLLGTRSVGISEKIAENFDGKAGNYRILNAVRHAEESETVALAGQKTALTIATNMAGRGTDIKLGKGIKSLGGLYVVCTEPQASRRLDRQLFGRSGRQGDPGEAIVYAAWDDILIKSFLPFFFKLPVKFLFSHYFPFKKIILKKLVLLLQEKSEAYFAKQRLSILKSDDWIEAYLNFPEQIGSKG